The DNA window AGCTATAGCTACAGTTCCACAGGTTTTTATAAAATCCCTTCTGTCCATCTTTCACACCTCCTTAGATGTAATAACTTTTGCAGTAGGATGCACTAAAAACATTATGAGAACATGTCCCTGTATATGGCTCTTGCCCATTCGTATGTTGCCTTTGCGAGAGCTTCTGACCTTTCGTTTATGCTTCTGGCTCTTGGGACTATCCTGTTTTCCTGTTTATTGTATTCGTAGGTCACATTTATAACTATAGCTTCTTGTGGAGAGCCGTTAACCATAGAGTAGCATGTGTTGTCTGGTAGTGCAAGGGGTGCTTCTTTGCCTGCTATTCTTGAAGCTATAATCTTTGCCACTATCTTTCCTTGTGCGTTTGCCTGGTGGCCACTCTTGGGATATGCGGTTCCGAGAGCTGGAGAGATAACGTCTCCCACAAGGAACACTCTTGGGTCTGCCTTTGCTTGGAAAGTAAGTGGGTCTTGGTCTGCCCAACCTGTAGGTTTTCCTTCTTTGTCCTTTGCTATAAGGTCCGCCATCCATACGAGCTCACCAGCCTGGTGAGGTGGAGATATGTTAGCATCTGTAAACTTAAAGTCTCCTGCGGTGGTCTTTATGACCTTATTTACTGGGTCAATCTCCTTTATGGAAGCCCTGGGCACATACTCAATAATGCCAAGATATACCTCTTCAAAGGCTGCTCTAAAACCTGGTCCCTTGGGTGCTATGTCTTCCTTAGGGTCAAGGACTATAACCCTACCGTCAACCTTGTTTCTCTTGAATACCTCTGCTATCATACAAGCTCTTTCATATGGAGCTGGTGGACACCTGTAGGTCCCTGGTGGGACCACTATGATAAAGTCTCCTTCTTCAAATTCGTGTATCTTTCTCTTAAGAGCCAAATGTTCAGAGCCGGGTATATATGCAGGAGGGAAGTTGACCTTGGTAAGCCTTGCGAGTTCTCTGTTATCTCCAAACCATGCGGAATAGTTATACCTTATGCCTGGTGCCAAAACAAGATAGTCGTATTGTATATACCCTTTTGTGGTGTATACTCTTCTCTTGTCCCTTTCTATGGCAATAACCCTATCGTTCATAAAGGTGTAGCCATATTTAGATGCAGGTTGGAGATAATCGTGTTGTAGAAAGTCTAAACTTACAAGGTCTGCAAGCCAAGGGTTAGATATGGGACAGGAGAAAAAGACAGGTCTTTGTTCTATGAGAATTACCTCTATGTTTGGGTTTTCCTTTTTTAGATACTTTGCCACCGTTAAACCAGCCCATCCACCACCACATACAACCACCCTGTTGCCCTTTGGTGGTGGCATTAGGGCTTCTATTTTGACCACCCTTTCCGCCGCTGCAAGGACAGGTTGTGAGGAAACACTCAGAGCAACTGCTCCTACTCCTGCAGACTTCAAAAGCTCACGTCTTGTAATCATGCTTTACCTCCACCGTGTATCTTGCATGAAATAATACTCTTTGTAGACGGTGCTTGCAATAAGAAATTATTGAAGAGGATATAAGCGGATTTTATTTAAGAAAGTTCTTATAGGCTTATATCACGAGAAGATACACTTAACAAAATTTAAACACTTGCGTATATTTTATATCTTTACATACTTTAAAAACGGAGGTTTGAAATGCCAAGAAAGGGTGCGGACATTGTTATAGAAACCCTCAAGGAAGAAGGTGTGGAGATTATCTTTGGTCATCCCGGTGGTGCCATAATGGAGGTCTACGATGCCCTATATAGAGATGGAAGCATAAGGCACATCCTTGCAAGACACGAGCAAGGTGCAGGGCATATGGCAGAGGGTTATGCAAAGGCAACGGGCAAGGTGGGTGTTGCCATGTCCACTTCTGGACCAGGAGCTACGAATCTGGTAACCGCCATAGCGGATGCCTATATGGACTCTGTGCCCGTGGTATTTATAACAGGGCAAGTCCCCACCCATCTTATAGGCAACGACGCCTTTCAGGAAGTGGATATTGTAGGCATAACAAGACCTATAACAAAACATAACTTTTTGGTAAAAAGAATAGAAGACCTGCCTCTCATACTTCGCCAGGCTTTCTACATAGCAAGGACTGGAAGACCAGGACCTGTGCTCGTGGACATTCCCAAAGACATAACACAAAAGCTCAGCGATGTCTTAATTCCTTCTCTTGAGGAAGTAAAGGAATCACTTCCCGGCTACAGACCCCACCTTGAGGGTAATCTTCAGCAGATAAAGAAGGCAGCAAAGCTAATAATGGAAGCCAAAAGACCAGTCCTGTATGTGGGTGGTGGGGCGGTCCAAGCGGAAGCACAAAAAGAGTTGGTGGAACTTGCGGAGCTAATGAAGATACCAGTAACCACTACCAATATGGGTAAAGGAGCCTTTCCAGAGCTTCATCCTTTGGCTCTCCACATGCTTGGAATGCACGGCACATATTATGCCAATATGGCGGTATACAATTGCGACCTACTTATAGCGGTAGGCGCGCGCTTTGATGACAGAGTTACAGGAAAGGTAGAAGAATTTGCTCCTCAGGCAAAGATAATCCACATAGACATAGACCCAGCCTCTATCTCAAAGAACATAGTGGTGGATGTGCCAATAGTGGGCGATGTGAAAATAGTCCTAAGGAAGCTCCTTGAGGAAATAAAGAGAGAAGGTGCAAAGCTCTATTTTCCAGAAGAAAGGCAAAAATGGCTTGAGCGTATAGAGGGTTGGAAGAAAAAGCATCCTCTCACCTATAGAAAATCCAACACGGTTATAAAACCCCAGTATGTAATAGAGCAAATATACGAGGCGACAAAGGGCGACGCCATAATTTCCACAGGTGTGGGACAGCATCAAATGTGGTCCGCAATGTTTTATAAGTATTCTTTCCCAAGACAGTTTATAAACTCCGGTGGACTTGGAACTATGGGTTTTGGTCTGCCTGCCGGCATAGGTGCAAAGCTTGGAAGACCCGACAAGGAAGTGTTTGTAATAGATGGTGATGGCTCTTTTATGATGACCATGCAGGAGCTTATAACTGCGGTGCAATACAAAGTCCCAGTGAAGATTGCCATAATAAACAATGGATATCTTGGTATGGTAAGGCAGTGGCAAGAGCTATTCTATGAGAGAAGATACTCAGAAGTGGACCTTTCCGTTCAACCTGATTTTGTAAAACTGGCGGAAGCCTGTGGTGCGGTAGGCTTTAGGGCGGAAAAACCCTCAGAGGTGAGAGAAATAATAGAAGAGGCTCTCAAAATACAGGATAGACCAGTTGTGATGGACTTCCATGTGGACAGGGAAGAGAATGTGCTTCCTATGGTTCCTGCAGGAAAGTCTTACAGAGATATGATATTAGACGATGGCAAAAAGGCAATAGAGGCAGAGACCATGTATTTAGTGGGCTAAAGGAGGTAGAAGATGGCGGATACAATTGGAAGTGCGGGGCTTAATGCGGTAAAAACTCCTCTATTTAGGGAGGTAAGAAAGGGAGAAGTGCGTAAGCACATTATAACCCTTACTGTGCGTAATGAGCTTGGTGTTCTTGCTCGCATTGCAACCCTCATAGCAGGTAAGGGATACAACATAGAAGGTTTGTCGGTGGGCGAAACCCATGAAAAAGGTATTTCTCGTATGACCCTTGAGGTAATAGGTGATGACGTGGTAATAGACCAAGTGGTAAAACAGCTTAGAAAACTCATAGATACCATAAAGGTAAAAGACCTAACAGACACGCCTCATGTGGAGAGGGAGCTCGCTCTTATAAAGGTCCATACCGCCACGCCAAGGGCAAGGGACGAGGTGCTTAGGCTTGTGGAGATATTCAGGTGCAGGATAGTGGATGTTTCTCCAGAAACTTACACGGTTGAGATAACAGGAACAGAGGACAAGGTCAATGCCTTTATAGAGCTTGTGAAGCCTTTTGGCATAAAGGAGATGGCAAGGACGGGTAAAGTGGCTATGAAGAGGGAAAGCATACCTCAAGAGGAGGAATGAAGTTAAGGCTCTCAGAGGAAGAGATAAGAGCCATAAGGGAAACCGCATCCGAAGTTTTTGGCAAGGATGTGGAGATAATTCTTTTTGGCTCAAGGCTTGACCCAAACAGGCACGGTGGAGATATAGACCTTTTGGTCAAAACCTCTATGACGCCTAAGGAGTTTGTTGAGAAAAAGTTTGAGTTTATATACAAACTTTGGCAGAGGATAGGACAGCAGAAGATTGACGTGGTTTACTATAACCCAGAAAAGGGAGAGCTACCAATTCATAGAAAAGCCCTTTCGGAAGGCATAAAGCTATGAAGGAAGAACTTCTATACTATCTTGAAGCCTGTAGGAGAAATGTGGAATTTTTGGAAAAACTTGAAGAGAAAATTTCTCACTTGTTTCCTTTGAAAAGCTACTACGATACGGAAGTTGAGAGCAAAGTTCTCATAGACGCCTTTATATACAGAACTGCAAAGCTCCAAGAACTCCTCGGGAAACTGCTTAGAATTTTTCTGAGAAAAGTAGGCTACAATGTGGATGTTATGTATCCTATAGACATGATAAACCTTGCAGAGAAATTAGGCATCGTTGACTCCTCAAAGGAGTGGTTTGAGTTAAGGGAGCTTAGAAATGCGGTCAATCATGATTATAGTCTACTTGAAGAGGAACTGGTAGAAACTATAAATAGAATATACAGCAAGAGACATTCCTTAATCAAAATCTACGAAAGGCTCAAAGCCAAGATTGAATTAGAATAGTTATATCTCTGGAGGTGAAAGATGAGAGTATACGCAAAGGATTTTAAGGCAGAAGAAGTAAAAGAACCTATAGCTATTTTTCTCTTTGAAAACCACAGAGAGAACCTTGATTTTCTTGGGTCTCTTAAGGGGCAGGTGGAAAAAATGCTTTCTGCGGAAAACTTTAAGGGCAAAGAAGAAACTCTGGCAAAGGTTAGCCTGCTCGTGGGTGATGATGTAAGGGTCTTTTATGTGGTAGGGCTTGGAAAGAAGGAGAAGGTGGGTGAGGATAGCTACAGGATTGCCTCTGCCTTAGCCTCTAAGAGGGCAAACAAGGACAGGGTCAAAACCCTATATATATACGCTGGAAGCCTTGACTACAGGCTTAGCAAAGCAATTACTGAGGGTGCAATTCTTGGAAGTTATCGCTTTGACAAGTATAAGACAAAGAAGGAAGAGGAGAAGAACCAAAGACTTGAGGAAGTTTATATATGTGGTGCGGACCCAAAGGGGGTGGAAGTTGGTATGGTCTTTGCTCAGGCACAGAACTTTACAAGAGACCTTGTAAATGAACCCGGGAACGTTATAAACCCTATAACCCTTGCGGAGGTTGCACAGAGGGTCGCACAAGAGCATGGGCTTGAGTGTAGGGTGTATGATGAGAAGGATATACAAGAGATGGGTATGCAAGCTCTGTGGAGTGTGGGAAAGGGCTCTGCAACTCCACCAAGGTTTGTCCATATGGTATACAGACCTCAGGGTGAGCCTAAAGAAAAAATTGCCATAGTGGGTAAGGGGCTTACCTTTGACAGTGGAGGTCTTAACATAAAAACTGGAGACTATATGAGAACTATGAAGGCGGATAAGTCTGGTGCCTGTGCGGTTATAGGAATAATGAAAGCTCTTGCACAGCTAAAGCCTCAGGTGGAGGTCCATGGCATCTTTGGTGCTGCGGAGAATATGCCAAGCGGGACTGCCTACAGACCCGATGACATAATAAGGGCTATGAACGGGAAAACCATAGAGATAGACAACACGGATGCAGAGGGAAGAGTAACTTTGGCGGATGCCCTTTCTTACGCCTCAAAGCTCGGAGTGTCAAGAATAATAGACATGGCAACTTTAACGGGTGCCTGTATGGTAGCCCTTGGAGAATACACTGCAGGGCTTTTTACCAATGACGATGAGTTTGGGGATGAGATCCTTAGCCTTTCAAAACTCACGGGAGAACGCATGTGGAAACTGCCAATGGATGACAAAAGGCTAAGAGAGAAGATAAAGAAGGGTGAAGGCGATGTGCTTAACTCTGGAGGTCGCTATGGAGGTGCCATAACCGCTGCCATGTTTCTTGAGGAGTTTGTGGGCGAAGGGATAAAATGGGTGCATCTTGACATTGCAGGACCCGCACACCTAAGAGAGGAGTTCTCCTACTATTCAAAGGGTGGCACAGGCTTTGGCGTGAGGACATGC is part of the Aquificaceae bacterium genome and encodes:
- a CDS encoding FAD/NAD(P)-binding oxidoreductase; the protein is MITRRELLKSAGVGAVALSVSSQPVLAAAERVVKIEALMPPPKGNRVVVCGGGWAGLTVAKYLKKENPNIEVILIEQRPVFFSCPISNPWLADLVSLDFLQHDYLQPASKYGYTFMNDRVIAIERDKRRVYTTKGYIQYDYLVLAPGIRYNYSAWFGDNRELARLTKVNFPPAYIPGSEHLALKRKIHEFEEGDFIIVVPPGTYRCPPAPYERACMIAEVFKRNKVDGRVIVLDPKEDIAPKGPGFRAAFEEVYLGIIEYVPRASIKEIDPVNKVIKTTAGDFKFTDANISPPHQAGELVWMADLIAKDKEGKPTGWADQDPLTFQAKADPRVFLVGDVISPALGTAYPKSGHQANAQGKIVAKIIASRIAGKEAPLALPDNTCYSMVNGSPQEAIVINVTYEYNKQENRIVPRARSINERSEALAKATYEWARAIYRDMFS
- the ilvB gene encoding biosynthetic-type acetolactate synthase large subunit — its product is MPRKGADIVIETLKEEGVEIIFGHPGGAIMEVYDALYRDGSIRHILARHEQGAGHMAEGYAKATGKVGVAMSTSGPGATNLVTAIADAYMDSVPVVFITGQVPTHLIGNDAFQEVDIVGITRPITKHNFLVKRIEDLPLILRQAFYIARTGRPGPVLVDIPKDITQKLSDVLIPSLEEVKESLPGYRPHLEGNLQQIKKAAKLIMEAKRPVLYVGGGAVQAEAQKELVELAELMKIPVTTTNMGKGAFPELHPLALHMLGMHGTYYANMAVYNCDLLIAVGARFDDRVTGKVEEFAPQAKIIHIDIDPASISKNIVVDVPIVGDVKIVLRKLLEEIKREGAKLYFPEERQKWLERIEGWKKKHPLTYRKSNTVIKPQYVIEQIYEATKGDAIISTGVGQHQMWSAMFYKYSFPRQFINSGGLGTMGFGLPAGIGAKLGRPDKEVFVIDGDGSFMMTMQELITAVQYKVPVKIAIINNGYLGMVRQWQELFYERRYSEVDLSVQPDFVKLAEACGAVGFRAEKPSEVREIIEEALKIQDRPVVMDFHVDREENVLPMVPAGKSYRDMILDDGKKAIEAETMYLVG
- the ilvN gene encoding acetolactate synthase small subunit is translated as MADTIGSAGLNAVKTPLFREVRKGEVRKHIITLTVRNELGVLARIATLIAGKGYNIEGLSVGETHEKGISRMTLEVIGDDVVIDQVVKQLRKLIDTIKVKDLTDTPHVERELALIKVHTATPRARDEVLRLVEIFRCRIVDVSPETYTVEITGTEDKVNAFIELVKPFGIKEMARTGKVAMKRESIPQEEE
- a CDS encoding nucleotidyltransferase domain-containing protein — its product is MKLRLSEEEIRAIRETASEVFGKDVEIILFGSRLDPNRHGGDIDLLVKTSMTPKEFVEKKFEFIYKLWQRIGQQKIDVVYYNPEKGELPIHRKALSEGIKL
- a CDS encoding leucyl aminopeptidase, translated to MRVYAKDFKAEEVKEPIAIFLFENHRENLDFLGSLKGQVEKMLSAENFKGKEETLAKVSLLVGDDVRVFYVVGLGKKEKVGEDSYRIASALASKRANKDRVKTLYIYAGSLDYRLSKAITEGAILGSYRFDKYKTKKEEEKNQRLEEVYICGADPKGVEVGMVFAQAQNFTRDLVNEPGNVINPITLAEVAQRVAQEHGLECRVYDEKDIQEMGMQALWSVGKGSATPPRFVHMVYRPQGEPKEKIAIVGKGLTFDSGGLNIKTGDYMRTMKADKSGACAVIGIMKALAQLKPQVEVHGIFGAAENMPSGTAYRPDDIIRAMNGKTIEIDNTDAEGRVTLADALSYASKLGVSRIIDMATLTGACMVALGEYTAGLFTNDDEFGDEILSLSKLTGERMWKLPMDDKRLREKIKKGEGDVLNSGGRYGGAITAAMFLEEFVGEGIKWVHLDIAGPAHLREEFSYYSKGGTGFGVRTCLEYILKLSER